Genomic window (Mya arenaria isolate MELC-2E11 chromosome 16, ASM2691426v1):
gtctgttcaactgttacagttttgagactcggagtgtgtattcaagtagtatgacaaactgtccatctatgtgtgtctgttcagctagtacagttttgagactcggtgtgtgtattcaagtagtatgacaaactgtccatctatatgtgtctgttcagctgttacagttttgagactcggagtgtgtattcaagtagtaagacaaactgtccatctatatgtgtctgttcagctgttacagttttgagactcggAGTGTGTATTCAACTAGTCAGACAAATTGTCCATCTATGTGTGTCTGTTCAGCtgttacagttttgagactcggagtgtgtattcaagtagtatgacaaactgtccatctatgtgtgtctgttcagctagtacagttttgagactcggAGTGTGTATTCAACTAGTAAGACAAACTGTCcatctatatgtgtctgttcagctgttacagttttgagactTGGGGTCTGTATTCAACTATTCAGACAAATTGTCcatctatatgtgtctgttcagctgttacagttttgagactAGGGGTCTGTATTCAACTAGACAGACAAATTGTCcatctatatgtgtctgttcagctgttacagttttgagactAGGGGTATGTATTTAACTTAGACAAACAGTCCATATTATTGTGTCTGTTCGGTTATTACATTTTAAGGATTCAGAGGCCGTATTTAACCAATGACAATCATTccatatatatgtgtgtgtgtgtgtgtgtgtgtgtgtgtgcgtgtgcgtgtgcgtgtgcgtgtgcgtgtgcgtgtgtgcgtgtgtgcgtgtgtaagtgtgtgtgtgtaagtgtgtgtgtgtgtgtgtgtgtaagtgtgtgtgtgtgtgtgtgtgtgcgtgcgtgcgtgcgtgcgtgcgtgcgaaGGCAACGACAGCGGTAACACTGAAGAACGAGAGTGGTAACACTGAAGACAACGAGAGTGGAAATACTAAAGGCAACGAGAGTGGTAACACTGAAGGGAACGAGAGTGGTAACACTGAAGGCAACGAGAGTGGTAACACAGACGACAACGAGAGTGGTAACACTGAAAGCAATCTGAGTGGTAACACTGAAGACAAAGAGAGCGGTAACACTGAAGGCAACGAGAGTGGTAAAACAGAAAGCAACGAGAGCGGTAACACTGAAGGCAACGAAAGTGGTAAAACAGAAAGCAACGAGAGCGGTAACACTGAAGGCAACGAAAGCGGTAACCCTGAAGGCAATCTGAGCAGTAACAGTGAAGGCAACGAGAGTGGTAAAACAGAAGGCAACGAGAGCGGTAACACTGATGAAACTGAGAGCGGTTACACTGAAGACAACGAGAGCGGTAACACTGAAGACAACGAGAGTGGTAACACTGAAGGCAATTTGAGTGATAACACTGAAGGCAACGAGAGTGTTAAACCTGAAGACAACGAAGGCGATAACACTGAAGGCAACGAAAGTGGTAAAACAGAAGACAACGACAGCGGTAACACTGATGTCAACGAGAGTGCTAAAACAGAAGACAACGAGAGCGGTAACACTGATTTCAACGAAAGCGGTAACACAGACGACAACGAGAGCGGTAACACTGAAGGCAATCTGAGTGGTAACATTGAAGGCATCGAGAGCGGTAATACTGAAGGCTACGAGAGTAGTAAAACAGACGGCAACGAGAGCGGTAAAACAGAAGGCAACAAGAGTGGTAAAACAGAAGGCAACGAGAGCGGAAACACCGAAGGGAACGAAAGCGGTAACACTGAAGGCAATATTAGTGGTAACACTGAAAATAACGAAAGCGGTAACACTGAAGGCAACGAGAGTGGTAAAACAGAAGACAACGAGAGCGGTAACACTGAAGGGAACGAAAGCGTTAACACTGAAGGCAACGAGAGCGGTAACACTATAAGCATAGACATTGGTAACACTGATGACAACGAGGGTGGTAACACTGAAGGTAACGAAAGCGGTAACACTGAAGGCAACGAGAGCGGTAACACAGATGACATCGAGAGCGGTAACACTGAAGGCAACGAGAGTGGTAACACTAATGACAACGAGAGCGGTAACACTGAAGGTAACGAAAGTGGTAACACTGAAGGCAACAAGAGTGGTAAAACAGAAGGCAACGAGAGCGGTAACACCGAAGGGAACGAAAGCGGTAACACTGAAGGCAACGAGAGCGGTAACACTATAGGCAAAGAGAGTGCTAACACTAATGACAACGAGAGCGGTAACACTGAAGGTAACGAAAGCGGTAACACTGAAGGCAATCTTAGTGGTAACACTGAAAATAACGAAAGCGGTAACACTGAAGGCAACGAGAGTGGTAAAACAGAAGACAACGAGAGCGGTAACACTGAATGGAACGAAAGCGTTAACACTGAAGGCAACGAGAGCGGTAACACTATAAGCATAGACATTGGTAACACTGATGACAACGAGGGTGGTAACACTGACGGTAACGAAAGCGGTAACACTGAAGGCAACGAGAGCGGTAACACAGATGACATCGAGAGCGGTAACACCGAAGGCAACGAAAGTGGTAACACTGAAGGCAACGAGAGCGGTTACACTGATGGCAACGAGAGCGGTAACACTGAAGGCAACGAGAGCGGTAACACTGAAGGCAACGAGAGTGGTAACACTGAAGACAACGAGAGCGGTAACACTGAAGGCAACGAGAGCGGTAACACTGAAGACAACGACAGCTGTAACACTGAAGGCAACGAGAGCGGTAACACTGAAGGCAACGAGAGCAGTAACACTGAAGGCAACGAGAGTGGTAAAACAGAAGACAACGAGAGCGGTAAAACAGAAGACAACGAGAGCGGTAACACTGAAGGCCACGAGAGCGGTAACACTGCAGGCAACGAGAGCGGTAACACTGAAGGCAACGAGAGTGGTAACACTGAAGGCAACGAGAGCAGTAACACTGAAGGCAACAAGAGTGGTAAAACAGAAGGCAACGAGAGCGGTAACACCGAAGGGAACGAAAGCGGTAACACTGAAGGCAACGAAAGCGGTAACACTGAAGGCAACGAGAGTGGTAAAACAGAAGACAACGAGAGCGGTAAAACAGAAGTCAACGAGAGCGGTAACACTGAAGGCAACGAAAGCGGTAACACTGAAGGCAACGTCAGCGGTAACACTGAAGGCAACGTGAGTGGTAACACTGAAGGCAATCTGAGCAGTAACACTGAAGGCAACGAGAGCCGTAACACTGAAGGCAACGAAAGCGATAACACTGAAGGCAACGAGAACGGTAACACTGAAGGCAACGAAAGCGGTAACACTGAAGGCAATCTGAGCAGTAACAGTGAAGGCAACGAGAGTGGTAAAACAGAAGGCAACGAGAGCGGTAACACTGATGACAACAAGAGCGGTTACACTGAAGACAACGAGAGCGGTAACACTGAAGACAACGAGAGTGGTAACACTGAAGGCAATTTGAGTGATAACACTGAAGGCAACGAGGGTGCTCACACTGAAGGCAACGAAAGCGGTAACACTGATGGCAACGAGAGCGGTAACACTGAAGGCAACGAGAGCGGTAACACTGAAGGCAACGAGAGCGGTAACACTGAAGGCAACGAGAGCGGTAACACTGAAGGCAACGAGAGCGGTAACACTGAAGGCAACGAGAGCGGTAACACTGAAGGCAACGAGAGCGGTAACACTGAAGGCAACAAGAGCGGTAACACTGATGGCAACGACAGCGGTAACACTGAAGGCAACGACAGCGGTAACACTGAAAACAACGAGAGTGGTAACACTGAAGGCAGTCTGAGTGGTAATACTGAAGACAACGAGAGTGTTAACACTGAAGGCAATGAAAGCGATAACACTGAAGGCAACGAGAGTGGTAACACTGAAGACAACGCGAGTGTTAACACTGAATACAACGAGAGCGGTAACACTGATGACAACAATAGCGACATTACTAACAGTGTTGAAAACAACAACGGTAATGGTGAACCAGATTACGTTATGTATCCAATGTGGTATAGCGAGTACGAGGAATATGGcgatattcataaataaaaaaaattcaactgattatatttgacaatataaaactgatgaATCGGTGTTTATAAACGAGAATATAAAGTTTTTGTTGACTATGACTTGTGTGATTTAGTTTAAAATTGTTAGTTTCGTTAAATGCGTAATAAATCGTTCAAAGTTAAATAATTCTTATTCAGTTTATTTCTAGGCTTTTTTATTTGAcccaaacacaatatttattgacaaatgTCAAACATTCATTGTCATGCAAATgagaataaattataaatacaatgaacTCTTGATGATTCTTTTTGATAACATGTCAGCTGTACTCAGAGTGATATTCTTGTTAAATTTTGGAGCATTTACAAAGACCAGATAAATCACGGTAAAGAGCTACCCCTGATGTCCGTTTAATAGAACAACAGCTTGATACTCTTCGCCGTATGTTCAATTTATTATGACCCTTGACGGTTGAAAACATGATGAACTTTTTTTAAGAAGACTCGTATAATTTCCGTTTGATAATGGCCGAGGTTTTCCGGTTAGATATTACTATACTGGGTCAAAATGCAGCTGAGCTTTCCGTGATGCGTTTTTAATCTACGCACATTTAGATGACCAAAATTCAATCTGCTGTAAACACTTAAAATTGCTCATTGGTATTTTTACAGCATGAATATAATTATCCGCCGCTTAAGTACTAATGCGTCCCGGTTAGTGAGGCTAAGCATTGACAGTGCTGCCACAATGCAAAATGGGGCTTGAAGGACTTTTCTTGTATATTCCgtctttgtgtgtgtgtgtttttcataaTTAAGAGTAAAGAACGAAAAAGGAACATTCAAATCCTTTTTCGTTTCCTTATGACTGAATAGAAGACAACAATTGATTGACTGatccctgttcttttttttatttttcaattataaccatgaaattcaaaacaaggaaaatgttcatttaGTCACTAGAACAGatcttatttttcttaaattcagTAACGCTTTTAGTCATAAACCATCAATTTTCggacgtaaatatgaaaatctgctatctgatgttttgtcaacagtcttatatcgcTGTTTTCCAGACATACACACCCAAATTGTCTCACTCCAagacaaaacatcaaaagttgtcaaaacggtcaatctgtgaaagtgcagctttaacaaataGCTTAAAATTTACAAACGTCTAGCGACAGTGGCTTGATTATAATTTCGCTCATGAAATCAACTTCGTAAAGTCACTGtgccatataaaataaaacaaaatagagaaaaaaagaaaaataagtatACAACTATGATAGAGTCCCAAGACCTTAttttcccagatcatattcttcccacctgggaaaaataggatcctattcttcCCAGGTGGGAAAAATAGGATCTCATTTGTCACACATTGCGAACATATATGTCACAGCTCCTGAGAAATTTGTGATCGAAGCCGGTTTTTTATGTACCCTGAAATCACATTCCTCACAGGTCAAAAATTGcatcatatttttaacaaaaaaagtaaattttacaacTGAGTCACATTTGTCACAGATTGCTATTTCCAGTATTGCAGATATAtcttgttaaacatgtatgCGTATATATTCTAGTCATAAAGAATCGTTGATAATGTTGTTgtcgtttctgttgttgttgtttctgtttTCTGGCTTCAGTTGTAGGCGCAGTGGCGGTCGTTGTAGagatatgttttttatgttgttgctgtaCGGATATAAGTGGTGTAAGCAGGAATAGTATTGGTTCTTGTTGGCACCGTAATAGTTGGTGTATGCCTAATAAACGTAGATGGCATTGTGTTTGTTATCTTGAGTTGTGTTGGCATAGACAGATGTACTGGAAAAAGTATTTCCAACGCTTTCAACGGCTAAATTTCGGGCAAGCAGTGAATACCGCAGTGCAAGAAGAGCTTTGGTTTAAAGATAGTTCTGTTCCGAGCTTGCCGGATATGGTCGAGCATTTACGTTAGTGTAACAATTCACCATCGGGGACACAAtctgttaaagataaaaatagataaaagtttagttttaatgattggtggtgttgttgtggttattgttgttgtaagaatatgttgttgttttttggtaaaaggcgtagttttaagaatatgtgttgttgtttgtttgtttcaatatcgTAGAAGTGGTTATTGTAGGTGTTCCGCGTTGGGTTGACATATTATATAAACTTCGGAGCTTGCCAAAAATATAACGTATAACAAATCTAAGCCTTTCGTTAAGCCAAATTACTCATTACATGAAGTATGCCCCTTTTAAAGAAGTACatatagttttatattgttttgtacatatcagtcggtcggtaggtcgtcccttcggtcggtcggtcggtataCCGAAGCTTGTCCGATTGAAAACTAAAGAACTCTTGGGCTTATGATGCTCAAACTTGGCATGGTTTTGGGTCACCAGGTCAAAAGTCAATGTCACACCGACCGTATACAGTAAAAGTCTGTATGATGATAACTAGTGAATGCTTGGGTCTGGGGTATTTAAAGTGATAACTTctgcagctgctgctgctgctgctgctgccatAACCGCTTCCGACGCcgccaccagcaccaccaccatctaCAGCTGAACCTcctcatactactactactaccaccactacttattatcattgttgttgtttgttgttgtgtgttgttcttcttcttcttccttcttctactacttcttcttattcttcttcctcttcttcttcttcttcttcttcttctcttcttcttcttcttattattattattaattttatcattattatttttttattttttttttatttttttttttatttttacatttttaatatcaaatttatcaaacagcAATGTCATCGATAAaatctgtgaagaatatgattctCTTGCTAACCACCATTTTGGTCAATCATATGTATATGTCACAGTTGAAActgtgaagaataggatcctatttttcccagactgtgaagaatatgatctgggaataaTAAGGTCTACgctttattaaaaagaaatgtatgggaaATACCAAAGAAGTTCCGAACTGGACCACTGACTCAATTTATGAGAATGACGTAGAAAAGTGGGCGGAGCATAGCGCTTTGCAATCAGTACATGCGCAGTTGCCGATTTGACTGGAGAAATAACCCGAAAAATACTGTACATTTTAAAACGAAATTTCACATAAAGAAAATTCAGctcctgtttctaaaataaatgcgATGCAAGTGTTTTCGAAGAAATACAACATTGATGTTTAGTGATCAATCGCAGACAGGTACTCGCTCAAGTTTGGCATGTGTTATATTCACTTTTTTGTGtatgtggcaaatcattaggtgTGTTAAACTAAGATACTAAAAGCTAGAACGCTTCAGCAAATATCgtttttgaagaccacaatgtttataattattacgTCAATAGAGCTGTTGTTGCGTGATGATTGACATTagcacgtgatgttatcaatgtacaGTTAagatgtcaatattttttataatttattataacagGTTACACACTTTGTATACTTTTTTGAGCTTTGATATCAAGATGTTGGGTGCCTGTTTTACTTTGCAATTGGCATCCCGACATTGAGATTTTGTTCTTCTTTATGTAACGTTTTAAGTTGGTTTTTTCACATGCCTGTATTTGTAAAAAGTGTGTACGGCAGAGAAAGTCGAATTGCAACATATCAATGATGAATCAGTCATACGCAGATTGTTTTCATGATCCTTCAGGTCGTTTCAAACAATAGTGACAATACCCacgtgaggaatcacgtgacttaaaggggttctcacattggtcaccaCGGGCCagaaccgatgtaaacaaacaagtaactgacttttttgacagaaataaTAGGAAACTATtacttagcctataaaagactatgtattttttgcttctacacgtatgaaatattttagatttgcgtGTATGtcaatgatgcaatccttggccaaaatatTAACTTGACGAAATTTTGCAGAGCGAAGCAACCTTGGAATTTTGACTGTTTCAACATAAATGGTAGCTCCATTGAAATATATCTTCTGGGTTAAAAGACTTGTATTTTGTCTGTAGTGAAGCGTTTCggtaaaatcaacaaattattGCATCATTCTcatttcatgcatatttatGTCCTTGTCTGTAGAATAATTCCTCAGAATATGTTTCTTTTCACTTCGAGTTTCACTTTCAACTTACAAAAAATATCCAGTTATCTACTTGTATGTACAATAGTAtcgtattgttattattttgtgatatttatatcgtgttgatttttttaggaATATgttattaagaaaaataatttctaaataaaaatcatacagTTGATTTTCtgctaaaaaaacaacaacaggcaTATAATTAAAGAATGAAGACAAATGTCAACGTTATGATTATAagcatcttccatggccgagagtgtaagatagattcattccgacccgagcgtaggtgttttgcagaaaagagggtcgggatgaacctatcttacacgagccgctatggtagatgctttatctccacctcagttaaacaaaattaattaaaatgtatttttgctggatCTTTTCTGTGCTTAGTGAAattaattgcgtatggatatgagATAAagggttgtcatggatatgcgcgcagtgattcaatAATGTTAATACAGTAAAACTACGATCGCTCGAGTACGCCGGGGACCGAGCCAAAGCCTCCAGgaaaccgatgtttcgaacgacccgaattttaattttcaaatctgttacaaaatatctttcagtgtatttaagtttgaagtcttcaaaccgactgtttactaggacaccgattatgtgttgcgttgtggaaatcgctcatatgtccAAAGGCTGTGTATActtaatgtaaaagaaatataaatagaaatgtttatttttacaatattgccatattgcaaagcaaagtgacaagaaggaataCTTTCCAGAGATTCCGTTTTGGATCGATATGgttgtgtttattcatatttttattactcatttacatttcccACAATTAACGTCTCAttattatcttctcaaatgccctaATCAACCATTATCGCAGAAACAATgttaaacggtttttcacaccttatcaaattgccattgcaatttttacaacttgcgaaaattttaacatctagcaataaattattgtttgtttattttagaacaCACGTTCGGGAAAAGTGTGAAaatatgacctcgagggagccgaCAATATTGCTCGACATATTTAGGTCTCGATGCAGcgtatgtatgttttatatgaaaatagaaggaaaaatgttcgggaccaagctcctacctcgagggaccgccggttcttgaacgaccgcttgttcgaacgacggcagttttactgtagtcaaatcggtctttaaatagttttaaggaGAGTTCTATAGTTGTTGTCCAGTCTactgaagcattatttcttgaaatgtgcctgaaaactgttttatggtgatactgacgacagtcttcaacaagggaggtaattacaatgtggcgaccattaaaaaggagttccgtacgggcattttatcttcgcccgtgggcacgataagaatttctagcacggttaaattattggatctacttatctgaggtgggagaaaagtttATCTAGCATGGTAAAATTattgatctacttatctgagagGGGAGAAAATCTTATCTGGTAAAGAGGAGGTCGACAGGATATTAATGTACATACCCTGTTTTGTGACATTCCAGATATTGTAAAATTACTTATAAATTAAGCAAAATGTTTCCCCttgatttgtttgttaaaacatttttacactgTGTGTATACagttgtatatgtatgtatgtgtctTATTCACTGAAATAATGcagttgtttatgttgttgtccAATCTACTGAAATAATGCAGCTGTTTACTGAAATAACGTAGTTGTATATGTGTAGATGTGAATTGAAATCAACCCATTCCTGTTATATTTTCAGGATCATAATGGATTCCAGAATATCACAGTTCCATAGAGCCTTACAAGTTCAGCTTGgtattatttcacaatatactTCACATTTGACAGTGTTTCTATCATGCAACAGTCATACTATAAAGTGTCGCACAGATTATCTGTAAATTCCTGTATATCTAACAgcagttaaagctgcactctcacagattgaacgtttttggcaatatttcttattttctgtctttgaacgcgccaatttatgcgaaaatgcattgaaacaatgGTATAAGACTTCTggcaaaaaaatcagatcgcagattttcaatttaagttcaaaaattgatgtttaatgcatttcttaaaccgttagtaacgcttttagccataaatcttaattttcgaacgaaatatgaaaaattcgatctaatcttttgtcagcagtcttatatcactggtttgcagatatttacgcaaaagttggctcattccaagacaacatataatatgataaaaaagttgtcaaaacggtaaatctgtgagagtgcagatttaagtCGAGGGGTGAAAgtgaaaaggttctaagtgacattcaataaagaagaaaatataaacttttcgCTTTTACCCCTCGAAGTGCAAAGAGGAAATCAGTTTTATGTCATTAGCAAATTAAGTATATGTTCATACACAGAATAAACTGTTTCAGTCCATATCATTCACACATAGAGACTTCAAGTTCAGCTTAAAGTGTCTCAAAGATTCTCTCTAAATGTAACATATCCTAGAACAGTTTAGTGCAAAGTGGGAATAATCTTCATTGAATTAGCAAAGaaactatttaagaaatattacacaccacttcaggtcatatgatatttataaggaccggccagtcagccgaAGGTGTATATTGACCGAGGCCGAGGcgttatttcttatattatacagaacacgtttttatcatttaataattataaagcgcctttaatgtgttttattgaacacatttattaatatttacttgGGAAAAAATgtcgttgtgaaaattgcaagcagaactcaccagttttatgacgtcagcggtccatattatatttttggcgaggtcca
Coding sequences:
- the LOC128221600 gene encoding S-antigen protein-like, producing MCLFSCYSFETRDNESGNTKGNESGNTEGNESGNTEGNESGNTDDNESGNTESNLSGNTEDKESGNTEGNESGKTESNESGNTEGNESGKTESNESGNTEGNESGNPEGNLSSNSEGNESGKTEGNESGNTDETESGYTEDNESGNTEDNESGNTEGNLSDNTEGNESVKPEDNEGDNTEGNESGKTEDNDSGNTDVNESAKTEDNESGNTDFNESGNTDDNESGNTEGNLSGNIEGIESGNTEGYESSKTDGNESGKTEGNKSGKTEGNESGNTEGNESGNTEGNISGNTENNESGNTEGNESGKTEDNESGNTEGNESVNTEGNESGNTISIDIGNTDDNEGGNTEGNESGNTEGNESGNTDDIESGNTEGNESGNTNDNESGNTEGNESGNTEGNKSGKTEGNESGNTEGNESGNTEGNESGNTIGKESANTNDNESGNTEGNESGNTEGNLSGNTENNESGNTEGNESGKTEDNESGNTEWNESVNTEGNESGNTISIDIGNTDDNEGGNTDGNESGNTEGNESGNTDDIESGNTEGNESGNTEGNESGYTDGNESGNTEGNESGNTEGNESGNTEDNESGNTEGNESGNTEDNDSCNTEGNESGNTEGNESSNTEGNESGKTEDNESGKTEDNESGNTEGHESGNTAGNESGNTEGNESGNTEGNESSNTEGNKSGKTEGNESGNTEGNESGNTEGNESGNTEGNESGKTEDNESGKTEVNESGNTEGNESGNTEGNVSGNTEGNVSGNTEGNLSSNTEGNESRNTEGNESDNTEGNENGNTEGNESGNTEGNLSSNSEGNESGKTEGNESGNTDDNKSGYTEDNESGNTEDNESGNTEGNLSDNTEGNEGAHTEGNESGNTDGNESGNTEGNESGNTEGNESGNTEGNESGNTEGNESGNTEGNESGNTEGNESGNTEGNKSGNTDGNDSGNTEGNDSGNTENNESGNTEGSLSGNTEDNESVNTEGNESDNTEGNESGNTEDNASVNTEYNESGNTDDNNSDITNSVENNNGNGEPDYVMYPMWYSEYEEYGDIHK